The following DNA comes from Fibrobacter sp..
ATGACGGCTCCACGCCACTCTCCAGTGTCACCAGGGACTACGGCACTGAAATTGTCTCCATGTTCCCGTCGCCAGACCCGACAAAGGAACCGACAGATGCAAAGACCTACGAATTCGACAGGTGGGTGATAAAGGTTTCCGACACCGAGGATACGGAACTGGCTGAAGGTGCTGTTCTTGTTTCCGACATGAAACTCAAGGCCGTATTCAAGGAATTCCCGCGCAAGTACGGAATCACCTTCTTGAACGAGGACAACAGCGTCTATAAGGCACAGGTCATGTATGAGTATGGCACCCTGGCCAGCGAGATTTTGCCGGAGGAAAATCCGACCAAGGATAGCGACGACAAATTCAGCTACACCTTTGCGAATTGGGACCCCCAGGTAACCGATGTGACAGGAGAGGCTGTCTACAGGCCGGTATTCACTTCAACCGCGCTTGTGCCTGAATATTCTAGCAGCTCTGCGGAAGGTCCTGAGTCCAGTAGCAGCGAAGAGCCGATTGAATCCAGTTCTAGTGAAACGCCGGTTGTCTCTAGTTCTAGCGAAGATCCCGAGGTATCTAGCAGCAGCGAAGGACCGGTTGTCTCCAGCTCCAGCGAAACGCCTGTAGCCAGCAGTAGTTCTGAGAAACCGGCCTCTAGTAGCAGTACAGAGATTGCCGCGAACTCTTCGAGTTCAACTTCGGCGCCTCTCAGTTCAAGCGACGCTAGCTCCAGTTCTAGCTCTGCCGACAAACCGAAATCTAGCGCAAGTGAGGACGATAGGTCCAGCAGTTCCAAGGGCAATGATTATGCCAAGTCCAGTTCTAGCGGCAAAACCGATGGACTCTACCCGACGGTGGGCAGTGTGAACATGGTTTTTGCCCACAACGAGCTGACGGTCACCGTGCCTAAGGCGTCGGAAGTGAAAGTCCACGTGTTCGACATACAGGGCCACCTGCAGGAACATTACCTGGGCTACTCCGCCGGAGACCACGTGGTATCCCTCAGGCACCTGAACAAGGGAGTGTACATTGTCCGGGTGGCAAGCGGGAGCGCCGTGAAGACCCAACGGATAATGATAAAGTAGGATTTGATTTTCTACACCTCCAAACAAAGTCCCAGTCGCAAGGCTGGGACTTTTCCGTAAGGGGTTATTTAGTGTTTTGACAAAAAATAGCCCCGTGGAACACGGGGCTGCAATCAGGGGGAGACTTCCCCCTTTACACTCCCAGGGCCTCGATGGCGGCCTTGTACTTGTGGAGGCGGAACTTGGTCTTGAGTTCCCGGCGTTCCTGGCGCTGGATGTACTTGTCGTCCATGAGCATGGTCAAGATAGCGGCCTTTGCCTTTGCGGCAACGGGGTTGTCCTTGAGGGTCTCCACGAATTTCACGAATTCCTTTTCGCGGGCCTCGTAGGTGGCCTGTTCGGCGGGCATGCCCTGGGCCATGAGGTTGCAGCTGTATTCGTCGATCCAGCCCTGGTTCTTGTGGTAGGTCATCTTCTGGATGAGTTCCACCATGTCGGCGGGTACGCCCATGGCGATGACGTCTTCGGGAGTTTTCTTGGTAGAAGCCGTGATGAGGTCCTGCAGGATGGCGAGGGTCTGCACCTCTTCGGACTCACCCTTGTTCTTGAGGTAGTCCGCCACGTTCTGCAGAAAGTCGATGTAGGGTCCGCCGGCCTTGTCCTTTTGACCTTTGTGGACCTCGGCGGCAATTTTGTAGGCTTCTTGGTAAGAGAGCATGTTAATCCTTTTTAAGTGTAAAATCTTGGGGCGTCGGGCGCCTTACCCTCAATATATATAATTCTTTTATTGGAAAAATGTGTGTTTGTTGAAAAAAAAGGATGTTTTGCGTTTTTTTCATAAAAAAGGCTTTTTTTCTGTTTTTTAGGGGGTGGAAAAAACGTTGATTGCTAAATTTGACGTCGAAATTTTACAAGGAGAATTCTGTGTCGAATCAATTCATAAAAAAGGCTTTACTCGGTGCCGCAATTGTGCTCAACCTCTCCGCTTGCGGAGACGAGTCTGTGGTGGATAACGACGGACTTTCGGTACTTGAAGAACTGGATGAAGAGTGTACGGACCAGAATGACGGGTCTGTGGCTTTTGTAAAGTCCACAAGGACCGTATATATGTGTGCTGACGGCGAATGGATTGCTTTGAGTGACCAGGAGGGTATCCAGTATCGTTGCGGATCGGAATACCTCAAGGATTCGACGGGGATTGCCATTGTCTGCGACGGCGATACCATTGGAACGGTCAGCAACGGAAAAGATGGGATTAAAGGTGGAAATGGTGTAACTGTCGATACGGCTGCAATCAACAAGTCTATCAAAGACGCTTTGAGCAGTACCTCGAGCAAACTTATCGAAGATATCGATGACAAGTTCGACGACGCCTACAGCAGCTGGAACGCAGAACTTGAAGACAGGTCTTGCGCCATCGTCGATACGGTTCGCGACAACGAAAGGGCAAGCATCACCGTGACTATCAAGTGCGGCGAAGCCGAAACCATGATGGAAATTCCGTTCGCGCCCGTGAACGAGAATCTCGGCAAGGTGTACAAGAAGCATGTTGTCGTGCGTCTCCCGGTGCAGGCCAACAAGGAAACAAAAACCGATGACATCTACGAAGAAATCTGGAAGAACCTCAAGGGTGGCGACAATGCAGAGCTTACCGTGACGGACCTTGACGAAAAGTTCGCCCCGAACGGCAAGGTGTTTATGCAGGACCTGTTCGCCTCTGCCAATAAATCCTTTGTGACAATCGAAGAAACCAACGAAAAGACGGTGGAATACAAGGTTGCCCGCCTCGAAGGGGATCTCAACATCACGAACCTTACGACCCCGGTTGTGAAGCTCCGTGTCAAGCTGAACCTGAGCAACAACGCTTTCGGCGCCTTTGGCGGATTTGGCTCGAACGCAACGGATGTCATTTACAACACCTATGCAGACTTGTCCGATGCGTCCGATACGGTTGTCATCGACTTCCTGACCGACTACAAGGCCGCCCGCGTAAAGAAGTTGGTTGACGATGGTAACGGTTTTGGTGTTGCAAACGAGCAGGCGAACAAGGAACTTGCCGGTGCCCTTTATTTGGAAAACAGCGAAGAGTATCCGTCCTTCGAACATTATGCCCCCGATCAGATTGGCCTGGCCGAAAACTTCAACAGCATCGTGTGGGTGATGGCCCTCATTGACCAAAAGGACAAGACTCCGGGCTTTAACCCGGTCTATAACGCTTTCCGCAATGTCTTTGCCGAAAACGGCAACTTTAACACCGCCGTCAATACGACTTACGCAGGCAAGGAACACAGCATGTTCTTTGTTGATTACCTCGCTTTGCTTATCGACGCGAACTTCTTCAAGTGGAACCAAATGCAGCATGGCGACTCTACTGCTGAAACGAATGTCTGGAGTGGTACGGATGCCGTCTATTACAAGATTTTGCAGAATGGATTTGTGGAAGCCTATAAGCTTAAAGTCGAAGACGCAAAGGATTTCAATGATCCGTCTGGCTATAGCAGCAAGGTATATAAGTCTGATGTCAAAGGAGGATATTTCCATTACTTTGAATATATTGAAAACGAACAAGTTTGGTATCCTGTAACACTTTGGGCTGTAGGTGTTGCAACGGTGGAAAAAGTTTGCGATGCTGACGCTGTTAATTCGACCTTCTTCTATAGCTTTGAAGGTCTTGATGATAATGCCGTTTGTGTATGCAACGATGAAAACTGTGGCTGGCAATATACTGACAATGTATGCTTGGGCCGAAACAAAGGCGATAAGGGATCGGCGTTCTTTGACGGGAAAATTCAAGAGTATGAGTGCGAATGTGATCTACCAGCTTCTTCTACTTGCGATAATCTTGTGCCTGATATTCCGAGCTCTTCGGGTTCTTTCGGTGAATCGAGCTCTTCCGGTGAATATTCTGAACAGGACGGCCTGACCCCGGAAGAACAGGCCAACAATCCGGAATCCAAGCTTTACCTCGGTGAATGCAGCGCTACTGTAAACGAAGGCAAAGAAAAGCTGTTCGACACCAAGAATGCGGAACTTGCCACGACAACGAGCAAAACGACCTTTGTATGAGATGGCTCCAAATGGAGAAAGAAAGATGATCATGACGAGAAATATGGTACATGTACAAAAACCGTGATGGAAAAGGGCGAAGTCAAGGCAGAATCTGGTTCCAGATATTATAAGTGCGATTACCTTGATAAACAGGAAAAATACGAATGGGTTTCTACAGCTAAGGTTGACTTTGATTTACGTAAAGCTTGCCATTATGGCTATGTCAATGAAAAAGTGGTTACTGAATCCGGTTATGAATATGTTTGTGAAGAAAATTCTGAATATACAGACAACGACGGTAACCATATCCATGAATGGCGTGAACTTAGCTTTGAGGATATCTATGGCGAATGCGATGAAGATAAGATGAAAAATCAAACCAAAGTAGCAGTTTACGGAGGGAAAAAATACAAGTGTAACTACATTTCTGGAGGTTATTCCGGCGGATACTCTTGGGTTAAAGCAAGCGATTTGGATGAAAACGCAACGCTTGGAATTTGCACGAGAAATCGATTCAGAGAAAAAGATGTTGCTATAGTCGGTAACGCATACTATGGATGTCTTTATAATAATAACGTAGAAGGAATCCCCGCAAGTTCTTCCTCCACAGATTGGCTAGAAATTGGTGAAAAAGAGTACCTTAACGCCAAGCTTGGTGATTGCGATACCGATAGAGGTAATACTAAAAACATTGCAGACATTAAGAGCGAAACCCTCAAGGATGGTGAAAGCCACAGTTTCAAGTGCTCTATAGCTAAAGAAGTCGTAAATGGCTATGGTAAGTGGGTTGACGCCTCCACAGACATTGCTCTCGACCAGATTTGCAACAGAGATAACGAAGATGCAACTGTTACCAAAGAAAGCGTAATCTATGTCTGTGCGTACAAGGATGAATCATCCATGTATCAGTGGATTACTTCTGATGTGTACTGCGAAAATAAAGGTGAAAATTTGACATATGGCGGGTATCTTGATAATCCGCTTAGTTCTTCTAGTATGGCTCACTGTGGTGGACGTATTGAATGTCAAACGGAAACCGACAAGAAAATCTGCTATGTCGGTACTGAGTCTTTCGTCAAATTGGATAGCATGTGGCAATCTGTGGCAGATTATTGCGATAAACATTCTACAGGTTACGCCTGTGAATTTCCAAAACACGTAGGTGATGATTTGGAGGCATCAACTCTTAAGTATTACGAACAAACGGAATACTACGTAAATACAGAACAAGGTTATAAGAAAGCAGAAACTGCAGAAGAATATTGCGAAGCGTTTAACCCGAAGCGTGAAGGGCTCTGCGTATTTGAATTTGACGTTTATTCTTATTGTGAAAGTTCCAGTGAATGGAAAGCTGGGTCGTGCCCAACCCGCGAATAGAAATTGCACTAGAACATGAAAACATCCCCGCATTTGCGGGGATGTTTTGGTTTTAAGGCTTTTGATTACGCTTAGAAGTTCTTGCCCAAAATGGCGGAGACGTTCTTCAGGATGCCTTCGGCCACGTCGGGCTTGTTCATGGAATAGACGTGCACGTTGGTGATGCCGTTGGCGTACAGGTCGATAATTTGGTCGCTGGCGTAGATGATGCCCGCCTGCTTCATGGCCTCGGGGTCACTCCCGAACTTGTCCACCAGGGACTTGAACCGCTGGGGCATGAAGGAGCCCGAAAGCTTGATGGCCCGCTCCACCTGGTTGGCGTTGGTGATGGGCATGATGCCGGGGAGCACAGGGCAGGTGACGCCTGCTTCCCGGAGCTTGTACATGAAGTTCAGGAACAGGTTGTTGTCGAATACCATCTGGGTGGTTAAGAAGTCGGCGCCCGCGTCCACCTTTTCTTTGAGGTGCTTGATGTCTTCGGCCTGTGTCTTGCTTTCGGGGTGCTTTTCGGGGTAGCAGGCCGCCCCGATGCAGAAGTCCGCGTCGGCGGCCTTGAGTTCCTGAATGAGATCTACGGCATAGTGGTAGTCGCAACCTTCCCGGCCGTTTTCGATGAGCTCCGGAGTCAGGTCGCCGCGGAGGGCCATCACGTTCTTGATGCCTGCGGCCTTCATGTCGGCGATGCGCTGGCGGACCGTCTCCTTGCTGCTGGACACGCAGGTGAGGTGGGCCAGCATGGGGATGTTGTATTTTTCCTTGAGGTTTTTCGCGATGTCCAAGGTGAAGTGGCTTACGCCGCCGCCTGCGCCGTAGGTGACGCTCATGAAGGCGGGGCCGAGGGCCGCGATGGCTTCCGTTGCCGCCTTGACGCTCTCGAAGCTGGTTTCTTTTTTGGGCGGGAACACCTCGAAGGAGAGGCTCATCTTGTCTTGCTTGAGGATGTCGATAATCTTCATAGAAACTCCGGCGGGGTGTTGCGGTATCCGGACTGGCACCCCAGGCTTATGCAAATATTTTAATACGTGCATAAATCTAGATAAAGTTTGGCGGGATGGCAATAGGGAAGGGGTGTTGATGAACGAAAATTTTTCTATATTAGAGCCCGCTTTGCTCGCGTAGCTCAGTTGGATAGAGCAGCTGCCTTCTAAGCAGCGGGTCGTGGGTTCGACTCCCGCCGTGAGTATAAAAACCTTGGACGCCCTTGGGCGTCCAAGGTTTTTATTTTGGCGGGAGGCGAACCCGAA
Coding sequences within:
- the metF gene encoding methylenetetrahydrofolate reductase [NAD(P)H], translated to MKIIDILKQDKMSLSFEVFPPKKETSFESVKAATEAIAALGPAFMSVTYGAGGGVSHFTLDIAKNLKEKYNIPMLAHLTCVSSSKETVRQRIADMKAAGIKNVMALRGDLTPELIENGREGCDYHYAVDLIQELKAADADFCIGAACYPEKHPESKTQAEDIKHLKEKVDAGADFLTTQMVFDNNLFLNFMYKLREAGVTCPVLPGIMPITNANQVERAIKLSGSFMPQRFKSLVDKFGSDPEAMKQAGIIYASDQIIDLYANGITNVHVYSMNKPDVAEGILKNVSAILGKNF